In Osmerus mordax isolate fOsmMor3 chromosome 16, fOsmMor3.pri, whole genome shotgun sequence, the genomic stretch GACCTGAAAGGGACAGGAGAAAGATATCAATAATCTTGCTGTGGATGGACACCCCAATGTCACTGTAATGATCTGTGGTCAGATAAAAGGGACATTCCATAACAATTTCAATGAGTGACCACACCATTTTTTGTGGAGTGATGTGAAATGTCTTACTTGGTCTTTGAGAACATCCATTGTTTATGGAGTCAGGGTGCAGCTCGTTGTTGAGCATTGCCTGGCGGGCCTGTGGCTGACACACAGGGTGCTGGAGAGTACTCTGGTTGTATACAGCCTCAGAGTTCCCTGTCCCACCCTGTGCGTATGGGTGTAGGCACAGCATGCAGGGGCCTCTCGTTTCCTGTGCCATTGTGGCAGATGTGTGGACTGGGCTGGATGTGGGGGGCATCTCGGAGTACGGCACTGAATTTGCCCAAAAGCTCGGGGTACCGAGGAGGCCTTGCATTCTTTTGTTGTTAGCAAACAAATAACTGTGGGTCTGGGGGATCTCCTGGGACATGGCCGGGGACAGCCCAGAGCTGGAGGTGAGGGGTAGCTCCGCTGGGGTCACAGGAAGGCAGACGAAGGGGAGGCCCTTGGCTTCCTCGGGCCTCAGGCCCAGTTGACACATGAGGCTGGGTGTCCTTGCCAGCTCTATGGGCAGTGGGAGGTAGAGCAGATAGGGGGTTCTGGTCTCCTCTGAGAAAGGGGCTGGCTCAGATTGGGCACTCGGGGCCTCCATGGGTGTGGCAGAGGGAGGGTCTGGCCTTCTTATGGTGCTGGGAGGGGACACCACTTTGAGGTTCACATGAACAGAGCTGGTCTCATCAGTCATGACAGCAGGAGTGGAGTCCATCTTCACAGCTGCCGTGGGGTGGGAGCACGGTAGATTGGTGGATTCTGGTAATTCCGCCGTAGCAGCAGGAGGACTTGTCAGACAGGCGGAGTTTGGTTCTCTCTTTGCAGCCGTGGTAGTGGAAGCAGGGAGACTTGGGTAGTCGGAGGGCTCTGTGTGCAGGATAAGCTGCTCTGGAACTCCAGTGTTCCCTCCAGTCTTCTGAGCGGGCAAAGTAGGAGTCTCTTGTGTTCCTGTTGTCGTCATCACATGGGCCATGTCGTCAGTGGTGGTGActgggtggaggggctgaggtTTCTCAACCTCCTCCACGGTACAGCAGGGTCCCACTACCTTGTTCTCTGCCAATGATGCATCAGCTTGGAAGATGATCAAGGCAATGTTGTCCTCTGTTTGGACGAAGATCTGGGAAGCTCTTGGGAAGATACCGGTTTGGATCACGACCGCATTTACTCTGCTTTTAAGTTGGCTGACGGAGACCCGCTCAAACAGGGCATTGCAGACTCGAGGGCAGGTGGAGTCTGGATCTAGAGGTTCCCTTGAGATGGAGTCCTGGGGGAAGTTTTCTGGGTCGATTTTGCGGCGGTACAGGGCCAGGGTGCTGGCCATCTCCTCTGATATATACCCCGGGCACAGGCTGATGGTGGTGCctgacacacagcccccacgaTCATTCTGTTCCCCATCAGCAGACTTACAGGTACTCTGGTCTGTAGTGCTCTCTGGGAGATCACCTACATCATATCTGGCCAGACTGGCCTCCATCATCAGAGTGCCTGCCTCCAATTCTTGGATAGGCTTTGTATGGGGAATTGTTTCAGAACCATGGACAGGGTCATCTGTTATAGGTTCAGTTTTCATCTTGAAGACTTCAAGAGGAAAAGGAAATTAGACCTAATTAGAAGAGTTAGAACTACTGAAATAGCCTAAAGATATTGATCATATACAATATTTATTTTCACTTACAATGTGAGCCTATGGTTGCCTTGAATTCCTTCACAAGTTCGTCCACACTCAAACCTGGCTTTTCTGTCATACACAAGCAAACAGCCAAAGTCATAGGCGAAGTGTTTGCATTGCCATTTGTTGCTAAACGCATTTTGACACACAGCGTGTGTTCAGGCTTACCTGTTCTGAAGTCGACAAGCGCTTTGAAGAACATCGATGCAAAATCAGCAATATTCGTCGGTTGATACCGCACTACGGCCTTGCTCAGCCCCTCTACTACAACCTTCAGCCCCGGAGGAATAACAACTGGACGCTGTCGCATCTTTTTTGCTACAGATGTTACAAAGACATTAAAAAGTTCGAAATAGTCAGAGAACAGTAGGCTACCTCGGTCGTAGAATCTTTTTCCCCATATAATAAAATAGAATATTGTAAACTTACATGTGACAGGAGAGATCAAGACCCAAGTTGTCCAGCGATTAATAAAGGTTTTTTTTAGGTTAACTCTGAGTGGCCTATCATTAGCAATTGCGTCATAGTAGCACTATTATAGAATTGTGACGTACACGTCACCTATCTAAAAAAGTTGGAACGCTGTTCAAAACCTTTGTCAAAGCAATCActgtaatatatatttttcacagAGTATATGTCACATTGAACATGCCACATAAAATGCAGATCTGAGAGATTTATTATCTTACAACAAATGTACATACAAGAATCTATGCAACAAAGGAAATCCAGTTTCCAGCAAATAAAATTAGAGTACAGTGTTCATTCTGTACTCTCAAGTGACAATGACAACATAATTTAGCTAGCAAATACAACGCTCAGTGCAATCATATCTGCACTGATATAAAAAGTCCCTTCAAAGATAAGGAAGGGAGAACAGGGTGAACTAGTTACTGTACAATGGATGGTACTTTCCATTCTTCTACATTTCTATTTATACATACAGTATTGGTTTGTTACCACTAAAGTGATACCATGGTTGTCATCCAATTCACAGAGGGCATTAAGGCCAGATGACTGAACAGTGTGTGCGTGATAAGAGATTGTCAAGGAGACTAAGAACTATCAGGTCATGGATTGACGTTAAATGAGTTTTCCGGTGAACCGGAAAACAAACGTCCCTTTACtattgcttgtttgtttgtcacAGCTAAAGCAAGTGTCGTACTCGAAACACTCCAGTGTATTACTCCTGAACACCTCATACAGAATTAAACTCGTGCAActttaaatgaaaatgtaatagGTCCAGAGAGAGTGAACGTGAGAATTAAGGGGCGTTGGTACCAACTTTTCTGAATGGTGTCCAGCTCAGTGAGACATCAACCAGCTGAGACACATCACAGTAACACTTGAGCAATTGTACCTATTCCGTAAACACTCACTGTTAACTATTCATTACAAATGACTGGTTGGCACATTGTTCAAAAACAGAGAATAGTAAGTAACAGTTGCCCTCCAGTGGATGACTGCAGAGTCAGAAGGGTGTTGTGGGGCCTGAGTGGTCATTTGGCCGACAGGGGCTGGGGTCACGGTGGTGTTGCCTCCTTCACAGAGGCCAGGGCTGAGTGGATACGCACATGGAGCCTGTTCTCAAAGTCATAGCCAGCGTAGTCCtcctgcaagcacacacacacacacacacacacacacacacacacaaaggtcaaAAGTCTGCAAACGGCAAAGAAACTAATGGGGTTGCCTTGTACCTTAGCCTGGAGCATAAGTGATCTTCCCTTCCCTGCAGACTGAAAGAGAACACACCGGTTAATGAAACATCTTTATAACGTACACTTGTTTCATAATATCAAgagcacagacactcacacacaactctcACCTCTGGGTTGTCCAGCAATAGGCAGCCTAGTTCGTAGCAGGAGTACGGCTGCACGTACGAGTTGTTTTGACGACCCACTTCATCTCTGGCAGCCACTTGAAAGCACTGCGACATTCAATCCATCCGCCAATCAGTCATCGGAGAGATTCAGCAATCAAGCGAATGGAACACGCCCCCTACAGTCCATACTCATGCAGGACGTTCAGAAGACACACGTATGGTCCTACCTGAATGGCGTCTTCGGCGTTTCCTAGACACCTGTGAATGGCGCCGAGCAGCAGGTTTTTCAGGTCAGCGCACGAGGTGTCGTCTATTTCCTGCAGAACTGAGAGCACATTAGAGTATTAGTGGCGCCCTCCACACAGAAGCTTGTCAGGAATGGAAGGGTTCACAGGAACACTCAGCAAACATGAGTTCAATACTCGTCCTTACTGACATGCAGTGGAATCTCCGTGTGTTCCAATTGCTACAGAGACTACTGGACTGAAATAGTCTGGAGCTTGATAAAGCTCTGTGTATGTTGGgtaagtgtgtttagtgtgcgtgtgtgtgtgtgttaggtagaGTTTGTAGGAGGAATCAGGTATTTTTTATGTGGTTATGTTATAACAATCAGTAGATCAGCTATTGCACTATTATGTGTTCATGTATTCTATCCTATGAAGCACTCACATATGAAAGACTTaaaagtttctctctctctccatttagcTGGTTGGTCATACAAACCCAGAACCTAAACTGATGACAGAACTGTCttccacagtgtgtgtctgtgtgtttatgttaggTAGGGGTGTGAGTGCATGTTAGGTAGaggtatctatgtgtgtgtgttaaatatgggtgtgagtgtgtgttaggtaGGGGCTGTGTGttaggtaggggtgtgtgtgtgaattttaggtaggtgtgtgtatatgctaattaggggtgtgagtgtgtgtatgttaggtaggagtgtgagtgagtatgtgttaggtaggagggtgtgtgtgtgttttcaccctGGCTCATGGTCTGGAGCTTGGAGGTGGAACAGTTGGGCAGGGCCTTCCACAAGTACAACACCTCTATCACTCCCAGAATACAACGCTCCTTGGATGGAGAGTGTTTCCTTAGCTTCTCTGCCTGTAagtagaagacacacatgcacgcacacgcacacacacacacagcccccaccgTCAGCTTGCTTCGTTGTTGACAAGAGGAATTTGCAAGCAGGCACACCTACCCTCTTCATAGAGAAGAGCTCAATCTGATTGTTCTTTCGTTTGAAGAGCTTGTGGATGTCCTTGAAGACAGCAGCGGCTCCCTCCAGATCCCCTGTAGCTCCctggcacactgacacacacacacacacacacacacacacacacacacacacacacacacacacacacacacacacacacacacacacacacacacacacacacacacacacacacacacacacacacacacacacacacacacacacacacacacacacacacacacacacacacacacacacacttgaggatGGAGCCTCAAAATAGGCAGACACAAACCACTCACAGACCATGATAGGTGTACGAAGATAACCTTGCAACCCAGCTGGATTTATGAGATCACGGTGATCCCAACATTATTTGCTTTTGCCCGAACCGCAGGGGTTTGGACCAATCAGCATCCTATGAGAAACTACTGGCAGCTACGGGCAAGGTTGAAGTTAGCCCAGGATAGACAgtgatagacagatggttcctccaatcacctgccaagtACTGTTTGAAAGCGCCAAACAAGGTTTcggattttcttttttaaaggaAGGCTTCCCAGATGGAtatgtgtaacaaaccatctggcTAGTCAAGTTAGCAAGAAGCTACTGTTGGCTCTCTGCTTAGATAAGGTATGAAAGTCGAGTAGATCTCCGGAACCTGAAGAGGAGGAGTATTGGACTCGGCAGAGTCAGAGGGTTCCTAATCAACACTCCCTCTTTAGGTTAGAAGATCATCCTAAGGTATGGCCCAGCACTCCCacgccctcccccctgccccagcccactCACCTCCAGTCAGGTAGGCGTAGTAACACTGGGACCACCTGGACTCTGTCTTCAGACGCTCGAAGGCGCGGTACGCATCCCTGAAACTCAGCTCGATCATGCTGCACCAACCTGAAAGAGCGCCCAGAGGAGCCAGTGAGGACTGGGCCACCCTGGGGGGAaatggaaggaggagagtggCGCCAGCGACAATACCTATTTCGTACAAGCACACGTGCTGAATCTCCCTCTGGTCAGTGGCCAGCTCTAAGGCGTTGTTGAAGGACGTCAAGGCACTGTTGATCTGACACTGGGGGGATGGGATGGAACGCACGTTAAAGGGGGAGAGGCACCGTGATCCACCAGTGGTACGGCAGGGTAGATGGGTCTCTCTCCCAAGCGTAAGTGGTGTCGGCGGGTCTCACCTCCAGGCGCTGCACCCTGCCTTTGAAAAACATGAAGAGCGAAGAGTCCGGGTAGACCTTCTCCCTGCGCTGGAGTATGGCCTTGGCCTCAATCAGGCCCGCCTGAGTGTCCGAGCCATCGAGGGCGAAGAAGGGCTGCACTACCGTATGGTACCACAAGAGGGCCAACCTGCCACGGGAGCACAGACGCAAAACGAGTTGGAAGATGCCACAGGGGGGATTCCAGAGGGAAGCAGATTTTCCTGAGGGCAGCATTCAGAGACATGCATGAATGAATACTAACGTACAGAGCCCGTCTCAGCTTGTCTGCCGATTGCAGCAAATCTCGGAGATATGACCTAGTTACCCAACGGCCAGCGCTGTCTTAGACGAATGAGCCTTAATCACATGGTCTGGCGTTCGACGCATGGCGTAAAAGAAAGAAGGGCCTTGTTCCACTGCCAGGCCTTAAACAGAGGCAGCAATACAGACCCTCATGGGTACAGATCTATAATTAGGGCTGGTCATGTTAGCCCACAGATGGCAGGGCCTCCAGTAGAGACACAGCTCTCCTGCCCTCCGCTttaactgtgtgcgtgtgtgtgtgtgtgtgtgcgcgcgtgcaggGCAGCACTTACATCATCATACAGTAACTGAGTACATTTTCTCTCCTTGACATGGTCGGCGGATATATACATCGTTGGAGAAATACCCACTGACCTAGGCTCAGAGTTACCTAGTGCTAAATactgttttcctctcctctcctctccactccacttcACTTCCATCTCACTGACAACACTTAAGGGCTGTGGAAGATGCTGATATACAAAATGAGGTACCTTAACACCCCATAGAACAATGAATGAGATTAGAGAGGGTGTGCGGAGTGTGCATGTCTACTCACGTCGCGAGGGGAGCCTTCATATCCTTACTTTCGCTGGCGTACGTGAGGGCCGACAGCCCCTGGTGCCGGTCGCCGGGGAAGCCCAGCAGGTTGACGATCTTGAGCAGGTGCGGGGGCACCATGGAGATGCACAGGTGGAAAAGGCCGTAGCCGAAACTGACCGAGCCCTTCAGCCTGTCCACAGCCTCGGGGCTGACCCCATCCAGGCCCCCCGGGGCCAGTGGAGGAGACGCCTGGTTCTGGTTAGGCTGGTGGAAGGAAGGGACTGGGGAGGTGGCGGGGGACGGGGCTGGGGAGCCCTGCTGGTCGGAGGACCTCCTCCTGGTGCCGTCCTGCAGCAGGCTGATGTCACTGTAGCACTTGTTGTACATCTTCCAGGCCTTGCGGAGGATCCAGCCTCCTTTGATGTATGCtgggaggagatggaagaggaggtTATGGGTCAGTTGTGATGGTTTAGAATGTACGTAGGACATGCATCTGGTATTGCTTGCTAGGCGGTTTATATATTAATATCACCAGAATGTGCTATGGCTGCACTCTGAGCTCTTTCAAATCAGGATAACACCCGCTAGCATGTATGGATTGGTGGCCAAAGAGTAGCAAAGAATCTAAAGTGTCCATGAAAATGTGAACGTGACCTGGCAACCAGCAGTCTGACCAGGAGGACTTACACACTAGGGATTAACATGCTGGAGCAATCAACTACATCAGTGTTTCTCAACCCTGGCCCACAGGACCCACTGTCCCGCatatttgagatgtttccctgctccaacacacctgactcaAATTAATGTTCGCTATTAAGCTTCTCCTGTGCGTCATAAAAACCCATTCATTagtatcaggtgtgttggaacagggaaacatctagaacatgcaggacagggggtcccttaggaccagggttgagaaacacTGAACTACATCATCCCCGGTGAGTTCAGCGCTCACAAGTGCTTGTATGACCTGCAAACCAAGCATGCGTATGATGCTGATAAACCAGTAGAATGGGTTGGCATAAGGTTACCTGATGGCCTAAACATGGCTTAAACAGAACAGCCCCAGTCGGGGCTCGGCACTGGGGGGGTGGTGGCCGTACCTGACAGCTCCTGTTtgatgaaggagaggacagcCAGGTACACCTGGCAGTCAGCCACGATGATCTGTCTCTGGAGCCTGTCCACCACTACCACCCCAGACCTCTGGGAGtccatctgaaacacacacacacaagcaggcgggcaggcacacacacatgcacacgagtacacgcacatacagcacacatgcGCACATGTGAACAGAATAGCATTTACAACATGTAGCACTGCAGTTGTTTGATCTTGATCGCATAGTACAGTAGAACCAGTGTGATAATAAGGTACTGGTAACGATGACAAGAACATGAAAGACTATGTTATGGTTGTAGGTTTGCTTTGGTATTAGTTAtactagcaggtgtgtgtgtgtttgagtgtgtgcattaGCATCATAGTGGGAGGAGTTGGGTGTAATAAAGTAGGTACTGTATGTTCTGTTGAGGatgggtgtgtatgtacagtcaccctgggtgtgtgtgtctgtgtatgctgAGCATCACATACATTCCTCCTGATCTTGTTTTTGATGGTCTCGATGACCCCGGCATTGTCGCTCTCACACAACTTCTCAGTGGCCCGCAGGTCCTCAAAGGCTGTCTGCATCTTCTCTTCCTCAAATGTCATCATGGCGTTctgcacgcgcgcgcgcgcacacacacacacacacacacacacacacacacacacacacacacacacacacagagagagatcaaTAACAGATCACAGCCACTCTCTTGCTGGATCACACACAGCATAACTGAAtgtaaaaaagaaataataataacctACAAGCATTCATACTAGAGAGAACAGTTTTCCACTGTGCTCATGTTTTCACATTTTCGATCTAGACTAAGTGAACCATTTTCCAATTAGTATCAGGTATTCCCCATCAGTGCTTTCTAGTCAGCCAGTTAGCCTGATGGCTGTGAATCATTGATgacatgagggaggggaggcagcagGGGAGACCAACCAATATCAACACCACAGGGGGAACACTAGTGTTCGATTATAATGGGATTCAGTCAGTCTGTATAGAGAATGAACTACAGGAAGAGCCAAGTAAATGTAGGCAAGGTCTAAGGACTACAAATCAAGTATGAAAGCATGACTGTGGAACACAGATGTAAAGAGAGGGATTCTGGGACATGCAACTGGAGATATGTTGATGATATGTTGTATTTACTCACCAGGAAACTGACAAAACTGGCTCCAAAACTCATCAGGGGACTGTGAGTTCTGAGTGgcagaaaagaaaagagaaattaCAACCAAAGACATAAAGAGACACGGTGCAGAAAAGTGCTTGCCTTGTCGATCCACATGCAGAAACGTCAGATAATGTTTGGCCAGCACAGCTAGAACAGATAAATTAAAAAAGATTGTTGAGACAGAAGGGCAACACTACTTTTGACCAACAGAACTACATCTGATAGTCTTGGCAACACATTGAATAGAGCATGGAGAGAAAGATTTCACAGATGTCAAGAGGCCAGTCAGTGAGCTAGGCAAATGCAATTACACAGTCAATGTGACATCTTACACCGATGGCTCTTCACCGTCTCCAACTGTACcccagaggaacacagagacaaCTCTCGAATGGTCGTCGTTTTCAACAACATGGCAACTGTCACATTAGTTCTCTTCATCTGGGGCGAATGTG encodes the following:
- the ttc39c gene encoding tetratricopeptide repeat protein 39C, which translates into the protein MADPTDRAHKCVEEKLDHVDDAELALKGINMLLNNGFRESDELFRKYRTHSPLMSFGASFVSFLNAMMTFEEEKMQTAFEDLRATEKLCESDNAGVIETIKNKIRRNMDSQRSGVVVVDRLQRQIIVADCQVYLAVLSFIKQELSAYIKGGWILRKAWKMYNKCYSDISLLQDGTRRRSSDQQGSPAPSPATSPVPSFHQPNQNQASPPLAPGGLDGVSPEAVDRLKGSVSFGYGLFHLCISMVPPHLLKIVNLLGFPGDRHQGLSALTYASESKDMKAPLATLALLWYHTVVQPFFALDGSDTQAGLIEAKAILQRREKVYPDSSLFMFFKGRVQRLECQINSALTSFNNALELATDQREIQHVCLYEIGWCSMIELSFRDAYRAFERLKTESRWSQCYYAYLTGVCQGATGDLEGAAAVFKDIHKLFKRKNNQIELFSMKRAEKLRKHSPSKERCILGVIEVLYLWKALPNCSTSKLQTMSQVLQEIDDTSCADLKNLLLGAIHRCLGNAEDAIQCFQVAARDEVGRQNNSYVQPYSCYELGCLLLDNPESAGKGRSLMLQAKEDYAGYDFENRLHVRIHSALASVKEATPP